The following proteins are encoded in a genomic region of Mustela erminea isolate mMusErm1 chromosome 3, mMusErm1.Pri, whole genome shotgun sequence:
- the ANKRD34B gene encoding ankyrin repeat domain-containing protein 34B yields the protein MDEGVEISSDGNSLIKAVHQSRLRLTRLLLEGGAYINESNDRGETPLMIACKTKHVDHQSVSKAKMVKYLLENNADPNIQDKSGKTALMHACLEKAGPEVVSLLLNNGADLSLQDHSSYSALVYAINSEDRETLKVLLSACKAKGKEVIIITTAKSPSGRHTTKQYLNMPPVDIDGGHSPASCATPSEIDIKTASLPLTHSSETETTFFGLKGLELSGSSDDTQDPGSPVRKPAVASNGPKLPQPPTWIKSPPLLMHQNRVASLQEELQDITPEEELSYKTNGVALSKRFITRHQSIDVKDTAHLLRAFDQASSRKMSYDEINHQAFFSEGSQQCTEIPADPDPDSNQTIFASTLRSIVQKRNSGANHYSSDSQLSAGLTPTTLEDGKALIGKKKVFSPSPSLLSGPRELLENISPGPLSRRNHALLERRGSGAFSLDHNITQARPGFLPPLNVNPHPPISDINANNKISSLLSCGQKVLMPTVPMFPKEFKSKKMLLRRQSLQTEQIKQLVNF from the coding sequence ATGGATGAAGGTGTAGAAATTTCAAGTGATGGAAATTCCCTCATCAAAGCAGTCCATCAGAGCCGGCTTCGCCTCACAAGACTCTTGCTAGAAGGTGGTGCCTACATTAACGAGAGCAATGACCGTGGAGAAACACCTTTAATGATCGCTTGTAAGACTAAACATGTTGATCACCAGAGTGTCAGTAAAGCCAAAATGGTTAAATACCTATTAGAAAACAATGCTGACCCCAACATACAGGACAAATCTGGGAAAACTGCTTTGATGCACGCTTGCTTAGAAAAAGCTGGTCCTGAAGTTGTTTCCCTGCTTCTAAACAATGGGGCTGATCTCAGCTTGCAAGACCATTCTAGTTATTCAGCCCTTGTTTATGCTATAAATTCAGAGGATAGAGAAACCCTGAAAGTTCTACTTAGCGCTTGCAAGGCAAAAGGGAAAGAGGTCATTATCATAACGACAGCGAAATCCCCCTCTGGTAGGCACACTACCAAACAGTACTTAAATATGCCCCCTGTAGATATAGATGGGGGTCATTCCCCAGCCTCCTGTGCCACTCCTTCAGAAATAGACATAAAAACAGCCTCATTGCCACTTACACATTCTTCTGAAACTGAAACGACCTTTTTTGGCCTTAAAGGTCTGGAGCTCTCAGGAAGTAGTGATGATACACAggacccaggctcccctgtgagGAAGCCTGCTGTGGCCTCTAATGGGCCCAAGCTACCCCAACCTCCAACCTGGATCAAGAGTCCTCCCTTACTAATGCACCAAAACAGGGTGGCCTCTTTGCAGGAGGAGCTCCAGGATATTACTCCAGAGGAAGAATTATCCTACAAAACCAATGGGGTGGCACTTTCCAAGCGCTTCATCACTAGGCACCAAAGTATTGATGTAAAAGACACAGCGCATTTATTAAGAGCCTTTGATCAGGCCAGCTCAAGAAAGATGTCATACGATGAAATAAATCATCAGGCATTTTTTTCAGAAGGAAGCCAGCAATGCACTGAAATCCCTGCTGACCCAGATCCAGACTCTAACCAGACAATCTTTGCTTCCACCTTAAGAAGTATAGTTCAAAAAAGAAACTCAGGGGCAAATCACTACAGCTCTGATTCCCAGCTCTCCGCTGGTCTTACCCCTACAACTTTAGAAGATGGCAAAGCActtataggaaagaaaaaggtcTTCTCGCCATCTCCTTCCTTGCTGTCAGGGCCTAGAGAATTGCTGGAGAATATCTCACCAGGTCCCTTGAGCAGGAGAAATCATGCACTTTTAGAAAGGCGTGGGTCAGGAGCTTTCTCTTTAGATCACAATATTACTCAAGCCAGACCAGGATTTCTGCCACCCTTAAATGTGAATCCTCACCCTCCCATTTCAGATATCAATGCCAATAATAAGATTTCCAGCCTCCTTTCTTGTGGTCAAAAAGTGCTTATGCCAACAGTTCCTATGTTCCCTAAagaattcaaaagcaaaaaaatgttattaaggagACAATCATTGCAAACAGAACAAATTAAGCAATTAGTAAATTTTTAA